A window of the Streptomyces finlayi genome harbors these coding sequences:
- a CDS encoding ATP-binding SpoIIE family protein phosphatase → MTEHPTSHEGRQPLAARSQERTRPRQQDATTASPVTAAIPGPAAAPNPGPSPVPHASTKPATTAADSQTVARREGDRLRFVGAATRRIARGIDLDEIVLGLCRASVPTFSDAILVYLRDPLPVGDERPATPFVLRLRRTDRLRLTDEENESSPETERLRLPGADPQSDLMPAAELCEVRSGGALAEVLRGVRPVFGDSAAARAALPELLGAGRAVPTGHRAILAPLRGRRRVIGAAVFLRGTERPAFEANDLLVAAQLATHTALGIDKAVLYGREAYIADELQRTMLPDSLPQPTGVRLASRYLPAAETARVGGDWYDAIPLPGSRVALVVGDVMGHSMTSAAIMGQLRTTAQTLAGLDLPPQEVLHHLDEQAQRLGSDRMATCLYAVYDPVAHRITIANAGHPPPVLLHLGGRAEVLRVPPGAPIGVGGVDFEAVELDAPAGATLLLYTDGLVESRLRDVWTGIEQLRERLAATARLTGPDHAPPLEALCDDVLDMLGPGDRDDDIALLAARFDGIAPSDVAYWFLEPEDEAPGRARKLARKALSRWGLDELSDEVELLVSEVVTNAVRYAERPVTLRLLRTDILRCEVGDDSPQLPRQRRARETDEGGRGLFLVNRLARRWGATRLSTGKVVWFEMVTRSQ, encoded by the coding sequence GTGACGGAGCATCCCACCTCCCACGAAGGCCGGCAGCCCCTCGCGGCCCGGTCCCAGGAGCGCACCCGCCCGCGGCAGCAGGACGCCACGACGGCATCCCCTGTCACCGCCGCGATCCCCGGACCGGCCGCAGCGCCGAACCCCGGGCCGAGTCCCGTACCGCACGCCTCGACGAAACCGGCCACGACGGCGGCGGACAGTCAGACCGTGGCCCGTCGTGAAGGCGACCGGCTGCGCTTCGTGGGAGCGGCGACCCGCCGCATCGCCCGGGGCATAGACCTGGACGAGATCGTCCTCGGCCTGTGCCGGGCCAGCGTGCCGACCTTCTCCGACGCGATACTCGTCTACCTCCGGGACCCGCTTCCGGTGGGCGACGAGCGCCCCGCCACCCCGTTCGTGCTGCGGCTGCGCCGTACCGACCGGCTGCGTTTAACCGACGAGGAGAATGAGAGCAGCCCGGAGACCGAGCGTCTCCGGCTGCCGGGTGCCGACCCGCAGTCCGACCTCATGCCCGCAGCCGAGCTGTGCGAGGTCCGCTCCGGCGGCGCGCTGGCCGAGGTGCTGCGCGGAGTGCGTCCCGTCTTCGGGGACTCCGCTGCGGCGCGCGCCGCGCTGCCCGAACTGCTCGGCGCCGGGCGTGCCGTACCCACCGGACACCGCGCGATCCTGGCGCCGCTGCGCGGGCGGCGCCGGGTCATCGGCGCGGCCGTCTTCCTGCGCGGCACCGAGCGCCCTGCGTTCGAGGCCAACGATCTGCTGGTCGCGGCCCAGTTGGCGACGCACACCGCGCTGGGTATCGACAAGGCCGTGCTGTACGGGCGCGAGGCGTACATCGCGGACGAGCTCCAGCGCACCATGCTGCCCGACTCGCTGCCGCAGCCGACCGGTGTGCGTCTCGCCTCCCGGTATCTGCCGGCCGCCGAGACGGCGAGGGTCGGCGGCGACTGGTACGACGCGATCCCGCTGCCCGGCAGCCGGGTCGCGCTCGTCGTCGGCGACGTCATGGGCCACTCCATGACGTCCGCAGCGATCATGGGCCAGCTGCGCACGACCGCGCAGACCCTGGCCGGGCTCGACCTGCCGCCGCAGGAGGTGCTGCACCACCTGGACGAGCAGGCGCAGCGGCTCGGCAGCGACCGGATGGCGACCTGCCTGTACGCCGTGTACGACCCGGTCGCGCACCGGATCACCATCGCCAACGCCGGGCACCCGCCGCCCGTCCTGCTCCACCTGGGTGGCCGGGCGGAGGTGCTGCGGGTGCCCCCGGGCGCCCCGATCGGTGTCGGCGGAGTCGACTTCGAGGCCGTGGAGCTGGATGCCCCCGCGGGCGCCACGCTGCTGCTGTACACGGACGGCCTGGTCGAGTCCCGGCTGCGGGACGTGTGGACCGGGATCGAGCAGCTGCGGGAGCGGCTCGCCGCCACCGCCCGCCTGACCGGCCCCGATCACGCGCCCCCGCTGGAGGCGCTCTGCGACGACGTGCTCGACATGCTCGGCCCGGGCGACCGGGACGACGACATCGCACTGCTCGCCGCCCGCTTCGACGGGATCGCGCCCAGCGATGTCGCGTACTGGTTCCTGGAACCGGAGGACGAGGCACCGGGCCGGGCCCGCAAGCTGGCCCGCAAAGCGCTCAGCCGCTGGGGTCTCGACGAGCTGTCGGACGAGGTGGAACTGCTGGTCAGCGAGGTGGTGACCAACGCCGTGCGGTACGCGGAACGGCCGGTGACCCTGCGCCTTCTGCGTACGGACATCCTGCGCTGCGAGGTCGGCGACGACTCCCCGCAGCTGCCCAGGCAGCGGCGGGCCAGGGAGACGGACGAGGGTGGACGCGGTCTGTTCCTGGTGAACCGTCTGGCCAGGCGGTGGGGAGCCACCCGGCTCTCGACGGGCAAGGTCGTCTGGTTCGAGATGGTCACCCGGAGCCAGTAG
- a CDS encoding transglycosylase domain-containing protein, whose translation MGRADARRGQGRGARRAGRSGGIRGLFTWRKLLGTFFGFCLLVMGAFVALYVYVDVPAANATAKKQSNVYKYSDGTLLARTGEVNREIVDLSAVPKDVQHAFVAAENKSFYQDQGVDLKGTARGVFNTLSGKGKQGGSTITQQYVKNYYLTQDPTVSRKLKELVISLKVDQKMKKNEILAGYMNTAYYGRGASGIQAAAQAYYGVDAKDLDLSQGAYLASLLQAPSQYDWAVASPTGKKLVSERWAYTLDNMVEKDWLDSSMRAAMKFTVPQEPKAAPGMEGQTGYLVEAADEELERQGVSEEARVAGGWTITLNIDKKRQQELEKAVDRQLESKLDREGNKIDATVQAGATSVDPKNGEVVALYGGVSATEHWVSNATRRDYQPASTFKPLVLASALENESRTQDGKLIGLDTVYDGTTRRPVVGSDIPFKPQNEDDRSYGDISVQRAMDRSVNSVFAQMVVDVTPSAVKRTALELGMPDKGFPAVPAITLGTMNASTWDMAGVFATLDNHGKKATPHIIKSAEHRDRAAEPVDGTGGQAISRKTADTVTRALTGVVDNGSGHEADSPAFDAAGKTGTSENNKAAWFAGYTPELSTVVALYGEAKDGGTQVTLTGTASSGRANGGGFPAKIWADYTLAALDGGSPATFDLEDVERGESGVTQAPTTPPPTTEPPEETEPPETDPPTQSPTEPPVTESPTTEPPPTQTTPPTPTDPTTEPTDPVDPVDPPGERPVRDENGLPGQ comes from the coding sequence ATGGGTCGAGCGGATGCGCGACGAGGCCAGGGGCGAGGAGCGCGCCGGGCCGGGAGGAGTGGCGGCATACGCGGACTCTTCACCTGGCGGAAACTGCTGGGCACGTTCTTCGGGTTCTGCCTGCTGGTCATGGGCGCCTTCGTGGCGCTCTACGTCTATGTCGACGTGCCCGCGGCCAACGCCACGGCGAAGAAGCAGAGCAACGTCTACAAGTACAGCGACGGCACGCTGCTGGCCCGCACCGGCGAGGTCAACCGCGAGATCGTGGATCTGTCCGCCGTGCCCAAGGACGTCCAGCACGCCTTCGTCGCCGCCGAGAACAAGAGCTTCTACCAGGACCAGGGCGTCGACCTGAAGGGCACCGCGCGCGGTGTGTTCAACACGCTGTCCGGCAAGGGCAAGCAGGGTGGTTCGACGATCACCCAGCAGTACGTGAAGAACTACTACCTGACGCAGGACCCGACCGTCAGCCGCAAGCTGAAGGAACTGGTGATCTCGCTCAAGGTCGACCAGAAGATGAAGAAGAACGAGATCCTCGCCGGGTACATGAACACCGCGTACTACGGCCGGGGTGCCAGCGGCATCCAGGCCGCCGCGCAGGCGTACTACGGCGTCGACGCCAAGGACCTCGACCTCTCCCAGGGCGCCTACCTCGCATCGCTGCTCCAGGCCCCCAGCCAGTACGACTGGGCGGTCGCCTCGCCGACCGGCAAGAAGCTGGTCTCCGAGCGCTGGGCCTACACGCTCGACAACATGGTCGAGAAGGACTGGCTGGACAGCTCGATGCGCGCCGCGATGAAGTTCACCGTCCCGCAGGAGCCGAAGGCGGCCCCCGGTATGGAGGGCCAGACCGGCTATCTCGTCGAGGCGGCCGACGAGGAGCTGGAGCGCCAGGGCGTCTCCGAGGAGGCCCGTGTGGCCGGCGGCTGGACGATCACGCTCAACATAGACAAGAAGCGCCAGCAGGAGCTGGAGAAGGCCGTCGACCGGCAACTGGAGTCCAAGCTCGACCGCGAGGGCAACAAGATCGACGCCACGGTCCAGGCCGGCGCCACCTCCGTGGACCCGAAGAACGGCGAGGTCGTCGCGCTGTACGGCGGCGTGAGCGCCACCGAGCACTGGGTCTCCAACGCGACCCGCCGCGACTACCAGCCGGCCTCCACCTTCAAGCCGCTGGTGCTCGCCTCCGCTCTGGAGAACGAGTCGCGGACCCAGGACGGCAAGCTGATCGGCCTCGACACCGTCTACGACGGGACCACCAGGCGGCCGGTCGTCGGCAGCGACATCCCGTTCAAGCCGCAGAACGAGGACGACCGCAGTTACGGCGACATCAGCGTCCAGAGGGCGATGGACCGGTCGGTCAACTCGGTCTTCGCGCAGATGGTCGTCGACGTGACGCCCTCCGCCGTGAAGCGGACCGCCCTCGAACTCGGCATGCCCGACAAGGGATTCCCCGCAGTCCCCGCGATCACCCTGGGCACCATGAACGCCTCGACCTGGGATATGGCCGGTGTGTTCGCGACGCTCGACAACCACGGCAAGAAGGCCACCCCGCACATCATCAAGTCGGCCGAGCACCGGGACCGCGCGGCGGAGCCGGTCGACGGCACCGGCGGCCAGGCCATCAGCCGTAAGACCGCGGACACCGTGACGCGGGCGCTGACCGGAGTCGTGGACAACGGCTCCGGCCACGAGGCCGACAGCCCGGCCTTCGACGCGGCCGGCAAGACCGGCACGTCGGAGAACAACAAGGCCGCCTGGTTCGCCGGGTACACCCCGGAGCTCAGCACGGTCGTCGCGCTCTACGGGGAGGCGAAGGACGGCGGCACACAGGTCACCCTGACCGGTACGGCCAGCTCGGGCCGTGCCAACGGCGGCGGCTTCCCGGCGAAGATCTGGGCGGACTACACGCTGGCCGCACTGGACGGCGGCTCGCCCGCCACCTTCGACCTCGAAGACGTCGAGCGCGGCGAGTCGGGCGTCACGCAGGCCCCCACGACGCCGCCGCCCACGACCGAGCCGCCCGAGGAGACGGAGCCGCCGGAGACCGATCCGCCGACCCAGTCGCCGACGGAGCCCCCGGTCACCGAGAGCCCGACGACGGAGCCCCCGCCCACGCAGACGACGCCGCCCACGCCTACCGACCCGACGACCGAACCGACCGACCCGGTCGACCCGGTCGATCCACCGGGCGAACGGCCGGTCCGCGACGAGAACGGCCTGCCCGGTCAGTGA
- a CDS encoding PadR family transcriptional regulator — MSIGHTLLGLLESGPRHGYDLKRTFDEKFGHDRPLHYGQVYSTMSRLLKNGLVVVDGVESEGGPERKRYAITDAGITDVSAWLAQPEKPEPYLQSTLYTKVVLALLTGRGADRLLDTQRTEHLRLMRVLTDRKRNGDLADQLICDHALFHLEADLRWLELTAARLDKLAEVVK, encoded by the coding sequence ATGTCAATCGGTCACACCCTCCTGGGACTCCTGGAGTCCGGCCCCCGCCACGGCTACGACCTCAAGCGCACCTTCGACGAGAAGTTCGGCCACGACCGCCCGCTGCACTACGGGCAGGTCTACTCGACCATGTCCCGGCTGCTGAAGAACGGGCTCGTCGTCGTCGACGGCGTCGAGAGCGAGGGCGGTCCCGAGCGCAAGCGGTACGCCATCACCGACGCCGGGATCACGGACGTCTCCGCCTGGCTCGCCCAGCCGGAGAAGCCGGAGCCATACCTCCAGTCGACCCTCTACACCAAGGTCGTCCTGGCCCTGCTGACCGGCCGCGGCGCCGACCGGCTGCTGGACACCCAGCGCACCGAGCATCTGCGCCTGATGCGTGTCCTCACCGACCGCAAGCGCAACGGCGACCTCGCCGACCAGCTGATCTGCGACCACGCGCTCTTCCACCTGGAAGCCGACCTGCGCTGGCTCGAACTGACCGCCGCACGCCTCGACAAGCTCGCCGAGGTGGTCAAGTGA
- a CDS encoding ABC transporter ATP-binding protein — protein sequence MTPAGSLLAAHDLHKAYGPTPALDGASFSIHPGEVVAVMGPSGSGKSTLLHCLGGIVTPDSGTITYDGRELSTLSDAERSALRRSDFGFVFQFGQLVPELTCTENVALPLRLNGVKRKEAERRAVSWMERLQVDDLKDKRPGEVSGGQGQRVAVARALAADPRVIFADEPTGALDSLNGERVMELLTDAARSSGTAVVLVTHEARVAAYSDREIVVRDGKSRDLEYTG from the coding sequence GTGACCCCCGCCGGCTCCCTTCTCGCCGCCCACGACCTCCACAAGGCCTACGGCCCGACGCCCGCTCTCGACGGCGCGTCCTTCTCCATCCACCCCGGCGAGGTCGTCGCCGTCATGGGCCCCTCCGGGTCCGGGAAGTCGACGCTGCTGCACTGCCTCGGCGGGATCGTCACCCCGGACAGCGGGACCATCACGTACGACGGACGCGAGCTCTCCACCCTGTCCGACGCCGAGCGCAGCGCCCTGCGCCGCAGTGACTTCGGGTTCGTCTTCCAGTTCGGCCAGCTCGTGCCGGAGCTGACCTGCACCGAGAACGTCGCCCTCCCCCTCCGCCTCAACGGCGTGAAGAGGAAGGAGGCCGAGCGCAGGGCAGTCAGCTGGATGGAGCGCCTCCAGGTCGACGACCTGAAGGACAAGCGGCCCGGCGAGGTCTCCGGCGGACAGGGGCAGCGCGTCGCCGTCGCCCGCGCACTCGCCGCCGACCCCCGAGTGATCTTCGCCGACGAGCCGACCGGCGCCCTCGACTCACTCAACGGCGAGCGCGTGATGGAGCTGCTCACGGACGCGGCACGCTCCTCCGGTACCGCCGTCGTCCTCGTCACCCACGAGGCGCGGGTCGCCGCCTACTCGGACCGCGAAATCGTCGTACGCGACGGAAAGTCCCGGGACCTGGAGTACACGGGATGA
- a CDS encoding FtsX-like permease family protein, translating to MTVLEERSTKKAAGSPKAPGKGSGWIHDLGLGIRFAVGGGREGWIRTLLTAVGVGLGVALLLIASSVPNLLDNRSDRTAGRAPNFTNHDAPPAPGDNTLVYDNASSEYRGDSVGGWLLRPDGAHPPIPPGVDRIPRPGEMVVSPALKDLLESPEGQLLRERLKFQIIGTIADEGLSDPHDLYMYAGSDTITQKGGGRTAQFGGNRLPEEPMDPVLVILIILICVVLLIPVAIFIATAVRFGGERRDRRLAALRLIGADIRMTRRAAAGESLFGAGVGLLYGALFFLVGRQFVGMVQFWRISAFPSDLAPVPGLAVLILLAVPACAVLVTLFALRSVAIEPLGVVRQGRSRKRRLMWRLPIPAIGVGLLLFSDIAGGNRGPLDVAVVAAGIILILLGMVTLLPWLVESVVAHVRGGPVPWQLAFRRLQLNSTAGTRAVSGITVAVAGGIALQMYFVGINDDFNTTTGQDPKRAQMGVMTESAKGALAERMIKDFRATEGVTGVIGTIDSYVLGAGALDEWGDPEGAPVTYGTCATLRELAHLPGCEDGDVFISHTEGNKDAGWVTKVARPGKQVDLNEWYRDEGSEKLEPQLWTIPKDARTVTPRKDPAGQERHGIFVTPGALDPAKLPSASTTAQIQTDESDPDAQEHVRNTAYLMDPSLRIWTYQMTQRDKQYDSIRTSLFVGATATMILIAASMLVSQIEQLRERRKLLSVLVAFGTRRSTLAWSILWQTAIPVALGTALAVMGGLGLGRVMLHLIDKEITDWLIFLPLAGVGAAMIAIVTLLSLPVLWRLMRPDGLRTE from the coding sequence ATGACAGTGCTGGAAGAACGGAGCACCAAGAAAGCGGCCGGCTCCCCGAAGGCGCCAGGGAAGGGGTCGGGATGGATACACGACCTCGGCCTCGGCATCCGCTTCGCGGTCGGCGGCGGGCGCGAGGGCTGGATACGCACCCTCCTCACCGCCGTCGGCGTGGGCCTCGGCGTCGCCCTCCTCCTCATCGCCTCCTCCGTACCGAACCTCCTGGACAACCGGTCCGACCGCACCGCGGGCCGCGCACCCAACTTCACCAACCACGACGCTCCGCCGGCGCCCGGCGACAACACCCTGGTCTACGACAACGCCTCGTCCGAGTACCGCGGCGACTCGGTCGGCGGCTGGTTGCTGCGCCCCGACGGCGCGCACCCGCCGATACCGCCGGGCGTCGACAGGATCCCCCGGCCCGGCGAAATGGTCGTCTCGCCCGCGCTGAAGGATCTACTGGAATCCCCCGAGGGCCAACTGCTGCGGGAGCGGCTGAAGTTCCAGATCATCGGGACGATCGCCGACGAGGGGCTGAGCGACCCGCACGACCTGTACATGTACGCCGGCAGCGACACCATCACGCAGAAGGGCGGCGGGCGGACCGCGCAGTTCGGCGGCAATCGGCTGCCCGAGGAACCGATGGACCCCGTCCTCGTCATCCTCATCATCCTGATCTGCGTCGTCCTGCTGATCCCCGTCGCGATCTTCATCGCCACCGCCGTCCGGTTCGGCGGAGAACGACGCGACCGCCGACTCGCCGCGCTGCGTCTCATCGGCGCGGACATCCGGATGACCCGGCGGGCTGCCGCCGGCGAGTCCCTGTTCGGCGCCGGGGTCGGACTGCTCTACGGAGCCCTGTTCTTCCTCGTGGGGCGTCAGTTCGTCGGCATGGTGCAGTTCTGGCGGATCTCGGCGTTCCCCTCCGACCTCGCCCCGGTGCCCGGTCTCGCCGTGCTGATCCTGCTGGCCGTACCGGCGTGTGCGGTCCTGGTCACCCTGTTCGCGCTGCGCTCCGTGGCGATCGAGCCGCTCGGCGTCGTACGGCAGGGGCGTTCCCGCAAGCGCCGGCTGATGTGGCGGCTGCCGATACCGGCCATCGGTGTGGGACTGCTGCTGTTCTCGGACATCGCAGGCGGCAACAGGGGGCCGCTCGACGTGGCAGTCGTCGCGGCAGGGATCATCCTGATCCTGCTCGGCATGGTGACCCTGCTTCCCTGGCTGGTCGAGTCCGTCGTCGCCCACGTGCGCGGCGGCCCGGTGCCCTGGCAACTCGCCTTCCGCAGACTCCAGTTGAACAGCACCGCGGGGACGCGCGCGGTGAGCGGCATCACGGTCGCGGTGGCCGGCGGGATCGCGCTCCAGATGTACTTCGTCGGCATCAACGACGACTTCAACACGACGACGGGCCAGGACCCCAAGCGCGCCCAGATGGGCGTCATGACGGAGTCCGCCAAGGGCGCCCTCGCCGAGCGCATGATCAAGGACTTCCGGGCCACGGAGGGCGTGACGGGAGTCATCGGCACCATCGATTCCTATGTGCTCGGCGCCGGAGCGCTCGACGAGTGGGGCGACCCGGAGGGCGCGCCGGTGACCTACGGCACCTGCGCCACCCTGCGCGAGCTGGCACATCTGCCCGGCTGCGAGGACGGCGACGTCTTCATCTCGCACACCGAGGGGAACAAGGACGCGGGCTGGGTGACGAAGGTCGCCCGCCCCGGCAAGCAGGTCGATCTCAACGAGTGGTACAGGGACGAGGGCTCGGAGAAGCTCGAGCCGCAGCTGTGGACGATCCCGAAGGACGCCCGCACGGTGACACCCAGGAAGGATCCGGCGGGCCAGGAGCGCCACGGCATCTTCGTGACGCCCGGCGCACTGGACCCGGCCAAGCTGCCGAGCGCCTCGACGACGGCGCAGATCCAGACGGACGAGAGCGACCCCGACGCCCAGGAGCACGTCCGCAACACCGCGTATCTGATGGATCCGTCCCTGCGGATCTGGACCTACCAGATGACGCAGCGGGACAAGCAGTACGACAGCATCCGCACGTCCCTGTTCGTGGGTGCGACCGCCACGATGATCCTGATCGCGGCCTCCATGCTGGTCTCGCAGATCGAGCAACTGCGGGAACGCAGGAAGCTGCTGTCCGTGCTGGTCGCCTTCGGCACACGCCGCTCGACGCTCGCCTGGTCCATCTTGTGGCAGACCGCGATCCCGGTCGCCCTCGGCACCGCACTCGCCGTCATGGGCGGGCTCGGCCTCGGCCGGGTGATGCTCCACCTGATCGACAAGGAGATCACCGACTGGCTGATCTTCCTGCCCCTGGCGGGGGTGGGAGCAGCGATGATCGCCATCGTGACGCTGCTCAGCCTGCCGGTGCTGTGGCGCCTGATGCGCCCGGACGGTCTGCGTACCGAGTGA
- a CDS encoding hydrogen peroxide-inducible genes activator → MSQGNQGNRPKQPSLSQLRAFAAVAEHLHFRDAAAAIGMSQPALSGAVSALEEALGVQLIERTTRKVLLSSAGERLAVRTQVVLDAVGSLMEEAEAVRAPFTGVLRLGVIPTVAPYLLPTVLRLVHRRYPELDLQVHEEQTSSLLEGLGAGRLDLLLLAVPLGVPGVTELPLFDEDFVLVMEREHWLGGRSDIPREALRELPLLLLDEGHCLRDQALDICREAGRTQGAPVTTTAAGLSTLVQLVAGGLGVTLLPRTAVTVEAGRNDALTTGYFADPAPARRVALAMRSGAARREEFEEFAAALREEMGSLPVRIAGRA, encoded by the coding sequence ATGAGCCAGGGGAACCAGGGCAACAGGCCCAAACAGCCCAGCCTGTCGCAGCTGCGCGCCTTCGCCGCCGTGGCGGAGCATCTGCACTTTCGTGACGCGGCCGCGGCGATCGGGATGAGTCAGCCCGCACTTTCCGGAGCCGTGTCGGCCCTGGAGGAGGCACTGGGTGTCCAGCTCATCGAGCGTACGACGCGCAAGGTGCTGCTCTCGTCCGCCGGGGAGCGGCTGGCGGTGCGTACCCAGGTGGTCCTGGACGCCGTCGGCTCCCTGATGGAGGAGGCGGAGGCGGTGCGGGCGCCGTTCACCGGGGTGCTCAGGCTCGGCGTGATTCCGACCGTCGCCCCCTATCTGCTGCCGACCGTGCTCCGGCTCGTCCACCGGCGCTACCCGGAGCTCGACCTCCAGGTGCACGAGGAGCAGACCTCCTCGCTGCTGGAGGGGCTGGGCGCCGGGCGGCTCGACCTGCTGCTGCTCGCCGTACCGCTCGGTGTGCCGGGAGTGACCGAACTGCCCCTCTTCGACGAGGACTTCGTGCTCGTCATGGAACGGGAGCACTGGCTGGGCGGGCGCTCCGACATCCCGCGCGAGGCGCTGCGCGAGCTGCCTCTGCTGCTCCTGGACGAGGGGCACTGTCTGCGCGACCAGGCCCTGGACATCTGCCGGGAGGCCGGACGCACACAGGGCGCACCCGTGACGACGACCGCGGCGGGTCTCTCCACCCTCGTGCAGCTGGTGGCAGGCGGGCTCGGTGTGACGCTGCTGCCGCGGACCGCGGTGACGGTCGAGGCGGGCCGCAACGACGCGCTGACGACGGGGTACTTCGCGGACCCGGCGCCCGCGCGGCGGGTGGCGCTCGCCATGCGCTCGGGGGCGGCCAGGCGCGAGGAGTTCGAGGAGTTCGCGGCGGCGCTGCGTGAGGAGATGGGGTCGCTGCCGGTACGGATCGCCGGACGGGCCTGA
- a CDS encoding peroxiredoxin — MLTVGDKFPQFDLTACVSLEAGKEFEQITHKTYEGQWKIVFAWPKDFTFVCPTEIAAFGKLNEEFADRDAQVLGFSGDSEFVHHAWRKDHPDLTDLPFPMLADSKHELMRELGIEGEDGFAQRAVFIVDQNNEIQFTMVTAGSVGRNPKEVLRVLDALQTDELCPCNWTKGETTLDPVALLSGE, encoded by the coding sequence GTGCTCACTGTCGGTGACAAGTTCCCCCAGTTCGACCTGACCGCTTGTGTTTCGCTGGAGGCGGGCAAGGAGTTCGAGCAGATCACCCACAAGACCTACGAGGGTCAGTGGAAGATCGTGTTCGCATGGCCGAAGGACTTCACCTTCGTGTGCCCCACCGAGATCGCCGCCTTCGGCAAGCTGAACGAGGAGTTCGCCGACCGTGACGCCCAGGTCCTCGGCTTCTCCGGTGACTCCGAGTTCGTGCACCACGCCTGGCGCAAGGACCACCCGGACCTGACCGACCTGCCCTTCCCGATGCTGGCCGACTCGAAGCACGAGCTCATGCGTGAGCTCGGCATCGAGGGCGAGGACGGCTTCGCGCAGCGCGCCGTCTTCATCGTCGACCAGAACAACGAGATCCAGTTCACGATGGTGACCGCCGGTTCCGTGGGCCGTAACCCCAAGGAGGTCCTGCGGGTCCTCGACGCCCTGCAGACCGACGAGCTGTGCCCCTGCAACTGGACCAAGGGCGAGACGACCCTCGACCCGGTCGCGCTCCTCTCGGGCGAGTGA
- a CDS encoding alkyl hydroperoxide reductase, producing the protein MALDELKSAIPDFAKDLKLNLGSVIGNSELPQQQLWGTVLACAIASRSPIVLRELEPEAKANLSAEAYTAAKSAAAIMAMNNVFYRTRHLLSDPEYGTLRAGLRMNVIGKPGVEKIDFELWSLAVSAINGCGQCLDSHEQVLRKAGVDRETIQEAVKIASVIQAVGVTLESEAVLAE; encoded by the coding sequence GTGGCTCTCGACGAACTGAAGTCCGCGATACCGGACTTCGCCAAGGACCTGAAGCTGAACCTCGGCTCGGTCATCGGCAACAGCGAACTCCCGCAGCAGCAGCTGTGGGGCACCGTCCTGGCCTGCGCGATCGCCTCACGCTCGCCGATCGTGCTCCGCGAGCTGGAGCCGGAGGCCAAGGCCAACCTCTCCGCCGAGGCGTACACCGCGGCGAAGTCGGCCGCGGCCATCATGGCGATGAACAACGTCTTCTACCGGACCCGGCACCTGCTGTCGGACCCGGAGTACGGGACGCTCCGGGCGGGCCTGCGGATGAACGTCATCGGCAAGCCCGGCGTGGAGAAGATCGACTTCGAACTGTGGTCGCTCGCCGTCTCCGCGATCAACGGCTGCGGCCAGTGCCTCGACTCCCACGAGCAGGTGCTGCGCAAGGCCGGCGTGGACCGTGAGACCATTCAGGAAGCCGTAAAGATCGCTTCGGTGATCCAGGCGGTCGGCGTGACCCTCGAATCCGAAGCGGTTCTCGCCGAGTAG